TGGGCGGTCAGCAACGTGCCCTCGGCCGGGGACCCGGGGAGCCGCACGTGCCAGGGGCCCGTCGCGCCTTCGGCCCGTACGGTCAGGACGTCGCCGTCGCGCCGGGTGTGGAAGACCGCCGCGGTCGAGCCGTCGGGGGCGGGGATCCGGGTGGTCACCCGGTCCCCGTCCGCCGGTTCGTGGACCCGCAGGGTGACTCCGTCCGCCCAGTCGTACACCGCGCCGTCGGCGCTCGCACCGAAGGGGACGACGGAGCCCGGCCGGGCGAACAGCGGCAGACTGTCGAAGCCGTACGTCTCGCGCCGCCAGACCGGGCCGCGTACCCGCTCGCCGGTGAGGACATGGGTCCAGACGCCCTCGGGCAGGTAGTACTCCACCGTGCCGCTCTCGCTGAACACCGGCGCCACCAGCAGATCGCCGCCGAGCATGTACTGCCGGTCCAGGGTGTGACAGGACGGGTCGTCGGGGAACTCCAGCACCATCGCGCGCATCACCGGCGTGCCGTGCCCGGCCGCCTGCCGGGCCGCCTCGTAGAGGTAGGGCATCAGCCGGTGCTTGAGCCGGGTGAAGTCGCGGGTGACCGCGACGGCTTCCTCGTCGAAGTCCCAGGGCACCCGGTAGGACTTGCTGCCGTGCAGTCTGCTGTGCGAGGAGAGCAGGCCGAACTGTGCCCAGCGCTTGAACACGGCGGGTGTCGGCGTCCCCTCGAAGCCCCCGATGTCATGGCTCCAGAAGCCGAACCCGGAGAGTCCCAGGGACAGCCCGCCGCGCAGCGACTCGGCCATCGCGCCGAACGTGGACTCGCAGTCGCCGCCCCAGTGCACGGGGAACTGCTGTCCGCCCGCCGTGGCGGAGCGGGCGAAGAGGACGGCCTCGCTCTCGCCGCGTTCCTCGGTGAGCACCTGGAAGACGGTCTCGTTGTAGAGCTGTGTGTAGTAGTTGTGCATCAGCTCCGGGTCCGAGCCGTCGTGCCAGAGCACATCGGTCGGAACGCGCTCGCCGAAGTCCGTCTTGAAGCAGTCCACGCCCTGCCGGGTGAGCGCGCGCAGCTTGTCGGCGTACCACTGCCTGGCGCCGGGGTGGGTGAAGTCCACCAGCCCCATGCCGGCCTGCCACAGGTCCCACTGCCAGACGGCGCCGTCGGCCCTGCGCACCAGGAAGCCCCGCTCGCGCGCCTCCTCGAACAGCGGTGACTTCTGCGCGATGTACGGGTTGATCCACACCGAGACGCGCAGCCCGCGCTCCTTCAGCCGGCGCAGCATCCCCTCCGGGTCGGGGAACACCTCGGGGTCCCAGGTGAAGTCGCACCACTGGTACTGCCGCATCCAGAAGCAGTCGAAGTGGAACACCCCGAGAGGGATGTCGCGTTCGGCCATGCCGCTGACGAACCGGTTCACCGTCTCCTCGTCGTAGGAGGTGGTGAAGGACGTCGACAGCCACAGTCCCAGCGACCAGGCCGGGGGCAGCGCGGGGCGGCCGGTGAGCGCGGTGTAGCGGTCGATGATCTCCTTGGGCGTCGGCCCGTGGATGACGAAGTACTCGACCGACTGGCCCGGGACGCTGAACTGCACCTGGCCGACGGACTCGGAGCCGATCTCGTAGCTGACCCGGCCGGGGTGGTTGACGAAGACGCCGTAGCCGCGGTTGGTCAGATGGAACGGGACGTTCTTGTAGGCCTGTTCGCTGGCGGTCCCGCCGTCGGCCTGCCAGATGTCCACCGTCTGGCCGTTCTTGACGAACGGCGTGAAGCGTTCGCCGAGCCCGTAGACCAGTTCACCGACGTCCAGGGCGAGTTGGCCCAGGGAGTGGTGCTCTCCGTCGGCGGTGGTGGCGAAGCCCGTACCGCGTCTGCCCGCCGAGGTCAGCGGCCGGCCGTCGGCCCGGAAGTCGAGCCGCCACGGCGCCTCGGTGTCCACGCTGAGGGAGAGCGCGCCGCTGGTCAGTTCCACCGTCGAGCCGTCGCGGGTGATCTCGGGGGTGTGGTCCGGGGCGGAGTTCAGTGCGAAGCGGGGGCCGCGGTCGACTCCGCCGGTGTGGTGGCTGGAGCGGACGCCGATCACGCCTTCGGCGGGTGACCAGCATTCGACGGTCAGCAGGGGGCTGTTGAGGGTGTGGCCTCGGTTCTCGACATGCCGGACGGGGGCGTAGAGGGTGAGGCGGTCGTCCTCCACGCGGGTCTCGGCGACCTCGGTGGCGTACGACGCGCTGACGCCGTCGCGCATGAGCCAGTAGCCGTCGGTGAACTTCATCGGTGGTACAGCTCCTGACCGGTGGTTCGGGTGCCGGAGTGGGTGCGGTCGTGGTCGCCATTACGAGCGCGGTCCCGGTCGTGGTCGTCGCGGTCGCGGTCGTGCTCGCGGTGGGCGGCGATCAGGTCCCGGTACCAGCGGTAGCTGTCCTTCGGGACGCGTTCCAGGGTGTCGTAGTCCACCCGGACGATGCCGAAGCGCTTGCTGTAGCCGCGGGCCCATTCGAAGTTGTCCAGCAGCGACCAGACGTAGTAGCCGCGTACGTCCACGCCCTGGTCCATGGCGTCGGCGAGCGCCGCCAGATGGTCGCGCAGGTAGGCCACCCGGTCGCTGTCGTGGATCTCGCCGTCGGCGTCGACCCGGTCCTCCTCGGACGATCCGTTCTCGGTGATCAGCAGCGGTGGCAGGGCCGGGTAGCGCCCCTTCAGTGCGACCAGCAGATCGGTGAAGGCGTGCGGGACCACGGGCCAGCCCATCGTGGTGCGGCGTACGTCCTGGCGCCACGACTCCTCGGCGCGGATGTCCACGGCGCTGCGGGTGGCCGGGTCCGGGTCCCGGTGGGGGACGGCGGAGACGGTGATCGGCCGGTAGTAGTTGATGCCGACGAAATCCAACGGCGCGCCGATGAGGGCCAGATCACCCTCGAGGCGGTACGTCCCGTCGGCCAGCTCGCCCCACGTCCGCGTCTCGTGCGCGGGGTAGCGGCCCGCCAGCAGGGGCTCCAGCCAGACGTCGTTGTGCATCGTCTCCGCGCGCCGCACCGCCGCCAGGTCGGCCTCGCTGTCCGTGGCGGGCAGCAGGACGTCGGGGTTGAGGGTGATGCCGACGTCCGTGGCGCCCGTCTCGCGCAGGGCGCGTACGGCGAGCCCGTGGCCCACCAGCAGATGGTGCGCGGCGGCGAGCGCGCCGCGGCCCTCCCGGGCGCCGGGGGCGTGGGCGCCGGCGCCGTAACCGACGAACGCGCTGCAGTACGGCTCGTTGAGGGTGATCCAGCGCTCCACCCGGTCGCCGAGCCGCTCGGCGGCGATCCGGGTGTAGTCGGCGAAGCGTTCGGCGGTGTCCCGGACCCGCCAGCCGCCCCGGTCCTCCAGGGCCTGCGGCAGATCCCAGTGGTAGAGGGTCGCGGCGGGTGAGATGCCGGCCGCGAGCAGTTCGTCCACCAGCCGGTCGTAGAAGTCGAGCCCTTCGGGGTTGCCGGGGCCCGCGCCGTCCGGCTGGACGCGGGGCCAGGAGATCGAGAACCGGTAGCTGTCGACACCCAGTGCGCGGAGCAGGGCGACGTCCTCGCGGTAACGGTGGTAGTGGTCGCAGGCGATGTCTCCGGTGGCCCCGTCGGCGACCCGGCCGGGCTCACGGCAGTAGGTGTCCCAGATGGACGGGGTGCGTCCGCCCACGTCGTGGGCGCCCTCGATCTGGTAGCTCGCCGTGGCGGCCCCGAAGAGGAAGCCGCTCGGGAAACGGGTGAATCCGCGGTCGTCGGTGGAACTCATCAGGGGGAGGTGCCTTCACTTGATGGAGCCGCCGGAGATCCCGGCGGCGATGTACTTCTGGGCGAGGACGAGGAGGATCGCCGCCGGTACGGCCGACAGCACGGCGGTGGCCATCACGGCGCCCCAGTCGCTGACATGGGCCCCGACGAACTGGTAGATGCCGAGGGTGATCGGCTTGACGTCGTCGGTGGTGTTGAGGGTCAGGGCGAACATGAAGTCCGACCAGGCGAACAGGAACGTGAACAGGCCCGCGGTGATCAGCGCGTTGCGGCTCATCGGGAGCACGATGCGCGTGAAGGCCGTGAATCGGTTCGCGCCGTCGACCAGCGCGGCCTCGACGACCTCACCCGGTATGGACACCATGAACGCGCGCAGCAGCACGATCGAGAACGGCAGGCCCAGCGACGCGTCGGCGAGGATGAGCCCCAGATAGGAGTTGACGAGGCCCAGTTCCGCGTAGGCGCTGTACAGCGCGTTGGCGATCACGATGCCCGGCACCATCTGGGTGATCAGCGTGGTGAAGACGATGCTCCGGCCGCCGCGCAGGCCGAACTGCGCCAGCCCGTACGCCGCGGGAGCGGCCAGCGCCAGACAGACGACGACGGCGCCGAGCGCCACGACGAGGCTGGTCAGCAGGGACCTGCCCTGGCTGCTGACGGCCGCGTCGAAGTTGGACAGGCTGAGGGAGGTGGGGAACCACTCGGTGGCCGTGATGCTCGTGTCCGGCTGGAGCGCGGTGTTGAGCATCCAGTACACCGGGAAGAGCAGGAAGCCGAGGATGAGCAGCGCGGCGGTGGTGTTCCAGGCGCCGCGCAAGGACGAGGGCCTCTTCATCGGTATCACTCGGATCACTTCCCCGTTCCGAAGTCGGCCCGGTTGGCCCGCAGATAGAGCACGGCGAAGACCGCGCTGATGACGATGAGGACGTTGCCGACGACGGCGCCCTGTCCGAAGTCGAGCTGTAGAAAGGAGAGTTGGTAGGTGACGGTGCCCAGCGTCTGGGTGGAGTCGGCCGGACCGCCCGAGGTCAGTGCCAGGATCAGGTCGAGGATCTTCACCGTGGACATGAAGCCGAGCACCAGCACGACGGTGATCACCGGGCGCAGCAGCGGCAGTGTGACGCTGCGGAACGCGCGCCACGGGCTCGCGCCGTCCAGGGCCGCCGCCTCGTAGAGCTGGCGCGGGATCTCCTGGAGTCCGCCGTAGAGGATCACCATGTTGAACGGGATGCCGATCCAGATGTTGACCATGATCGCGGAGAGCAGTGCCACGCTGGGACTGCTCAGCCACGGCACGCCACCGTCGGCCAGACCGACGGCCTGGAGAGCGCTGTTGAGGATGCCGTGGTCCTGGTCGAGCACGCGTCGCCAGACGACGGCGGACACCACCATGGGGACCAGCCAGGGCAGCAGCAGGACCGCCCGGATGACGCCGGAGAGCCGGAAGCGGCGCGAGAAGAAGACGGCGAGCGCGAGGCCGATGGTGAACTGGCCGACGAGCGAGCCGACGGTGAACACCGCCGTGTGCCAAAGCGAGTCGGCGAACAGCTCGTTGGAGAACACGGCGCGCCAGTTGTCGAGCCCGGTGAAGGGTGCCTCGCCGGTGAAGTACGTCGTCGGTGTGTACCGCTGGAAGCTCATGACGATGTTGCGCACCAGCGGATAGCCGAAGAACAGCGTCATGTAGAGGAGCGCGGGCAGGACGAACATCCAGCGCAGCAGCGAATGCCGGTCGCGGCGGGGCCTGTTGGGCGCGGTACGGCCGGTCTTCGCCGGTCCGCCGGCGGACGAGTCGGCGGAATCGGACGGGGACTGCGCGGCGGGCTCGAAGGACCCGGCGGAGGGGACGGCGGTGGTCATGGTGTCCTCACTTCTCCCCGGCCGATGCCTGTCGTTGGGCGTTCCTCAGGGCCTGTTCCGGCCCCGCCCCGCCGGTCAGCACCGACTGGAAGGCCCCGGCGAGCGCGTCGTTGACCACCGGCCAGCGGGTGCCGACCTCGGCGGTACGGGAGCGTGCCGTGGCCACCAGATCGACGAACGGGGCCAGCCGCGGGTACTTCTCGGCGTACGACGTCGCCGCGGACGCCTTGGTGGGCACGTTGTTGACCGACTCGCCCCAGGCGAGCTGGTTCCGCTCGCTGTTCAGGCAGGTGAGGATCTTCCCCGCGTTCTTCTCGCGCCCGCTGTCGTCGCTCTTGGGCACGGCCATCACCGTGCCGCCGATCGGCGCGATCGCGTCCTGGCCGGCCTCGGGAACGGGGATGGTGGCGACGGCCCAGTCGACCTTGTCCTGCGCGCTGAGCACCGGCACCTGCCACGGCCCGTTGATCATCATGGCGGCGCGGCCCGCGACGAACTGGTCGTTCACATCCTGCTGGTTCCAGTTGACGACCGACTTCGACACCGAGCCGTCGCCGAGCAGTTGCTTCCACAGCGTCAGGGCGGCCTCGCCCTTGCCGTTGTCCAGCCGCGCCTCGTCGCCGCCGCCCGACCAGAAGAACGGCAGGAACTGGTAGACGCCGTCGGCGTTCGGGCTGGCGCTGAAGGCCATGCCGTACGTGTCGCCCGATGTCAGCTTCTTGGCGGTCTGCCGCAACTCGGCCCAGGTGGTGGGTGGTTCGAGGTCCGCCGCGCGCAGCAGGTCCTTGTTGTAGAGCAGCGCGAGGGAGTTCACCGAGCGGGCCACGGCGTACTGCGTCCCGTCGTAACTCCCCAGCGAGGTGGCGCTGTCGGAGAATCCGCCGGTGTCCAGGCCCACTTCGTCCAGGGGGCGCAGCCCGCCGGTCTCCGCGAACTGGGGCAGTTCCGATCCGTCGAGTTCCAGGATGTCGGTGAGCGAGTCGGAGGACGCCATCCGCAGTGCCTTCGAGGCGACGGTGTCCGCGGGCACGCTGATCTGTTCGACCTTCAGCCCCAGCGGCTCGGCGCAGCGGTCGAAGAACTTCTGGTTCGCACCGTGCTCGGCCGCGTCGGTGGCCGAGTTGAGCACGGTGACGGTGCCCGGGTCGGGGGTGGCGGCGCACCCCGTCAGACCCAGTGTCACGGGGACGAGCGCGGCCGAGGCGGCCGCGACCACCCGTATGCCTCTTGGGCGTCGCATGGTGGTGGGCTCTCCGTTCACGAAGACGGCTCCGAAGGAGGGCCGATCACGCTTCCCGTCGCCATCAGGGGAGTGATCAGCCGGTGTGGGGGTTGTTCTCCCGGGGGTACGGAACCGTCGGTGCCCACGGCACCGAGCGCGAGCCGGACCACGGCGGCGGACATCTCCGTCACGGGAAGTTCGATACGGGGCAGCGGCCGGCCGCCCGGGTCGTCGGGGAAGCTGCCGACGAGGACGACGGCCAGGTCCTCGGGTACGCGCAGTCCGGCGGCGGCGATCTCGTCCAGCAGGTGCGGCAGCAGGATCAGGTGCTGGACGACGAGCGCGGTGGGAGCGGGCCGGGCGGCCAGTGCCTCGCGCAGCGCGCGGGCCAGCTTCTCGGGCTCACCGCTGGAGGGGACGACCCGGATGTCGGCGGTGTTCTCGCGGGCGGCGAGCCGGGCACCGGCCAGGCCCCGGAGGGCGTAACCGCGCCGGGATTCGATCTCGTGCTCGGCGGAGGAGAGGAAGACGATGTGCCGGTGACCGGCCGCCACGGTCTCCCGCAGGGCCAGGGCCACGGCGGCCTCCCAGTCGAGATCGACCCAGGGCAGTCCCGGCTCGTCCTCGCCGCGGCCGAGCAGCGCGACGGGGAACTCCTTCTCACGCAGGGCGGCGGCGCGCCGGTCCCGCTCCTCCACGGCCATCAGCACGGCCGCGTCGGCCATTCCGCTGCCGACGACACGGCGCATGGCCGCGACGCCGTCCGCGTCGGTGATCAGCACGACGTCGTACCCGTGGTCGCGCGCCGCGTCGCTGATGTCTATGGCGAACGTGCCGTCCGCGCCCCGGTACTTGCCGGGCTGCCGGGGCACGGCCAGTGCCAGGACGTTGCTGCGGGCGCTGCGCAGCGTACGGGCGCTGGCGCGCGGGTGGTAGCCGAGTTCCTCGACGGCCGCGCGGACCGCGGTCCTGGTCTCCTCGGAGATCTTGCGGGAGCCGCTCAGCACGTACGAGACGGTGCTGGGGGCCACGCCGGCCCGCTGCGCTACGTCCTTGATGGTGGCCACGCCGCTCCCCGAGCCCGTGTCGAATCGATTCGTCGAATCGATTCGACAGTGTTTACGTGGGCGTCACATTAGGGCGGGCCCGGACGGCCGGGCAAGAGTCGGGACGAGATTTGTTTCCTGCCATGCCAAATTCGACGGGCAACCGGGTGTGCCGCACGGTCACTCCGACGCCGCCTTCACCCGCCCCGACTTCACCGCGGCCACCAGCGCGGCGTGATCGCGCTCGTTCTGGTCGGCGTACGCCTCCGCGAACTCGATCAGCGCCTCGTCGAACGCCGGGCCACCGCCCAGATACGAGGCGATGGCGATCCGGTCCCCCGACCGGGCGTGCGCGCGGGCGAGCGTCGCGCCGCACAGTTCGCCGAACACCCGCATCCCGTTGGGCACCATCTCCTGCGGTACCAGGATGCCCTTCCAGTCGTGCAACTGCCGTACGTAGAAGTCCCGTTGGCGCCCGTCCTGCCCCCGGACCCGGTCCCACCCCAGGAACACGTCGCCCACCGCCTGCATGAGCCGCTGCCCGGCCACGACGCGCTGCCCCTGGTTGCGGTACTCGCTCCGGCCGGCGTGCTCGGCGAGCACGGAGCGGTCCGCCTCCTTCGCCTGGAGGATCAGCGGATCCGTGTCGTCCTTGCCCAGCAGGAGCAGGATCCAGCAGCGCGTCCCCACACTGCCCACGCCGACCACCTTGCGGGCGATGTCGACCACCCGGTACTGCCGGAGCAGATGTCTGCGCTCGGTGGACAGGCTCCTGCCGTACCGCTCGACCAGCTCGTGGAGTTCGGTGACGAACCTTTCGCGCCGCACGCCCCGCAGCAGATCGTCGACCGGCACGACCAGCGGCGGATCGGGTGTGAACCGGCGCTCCCCGTCACGTACCCGCGTCAGCTTCTCGAACGCCTGGAGGCTGTCGCGGGTGCGCGCCTTCGCCATCGTCGCCGACAGCCGCCTGCGGCCCTTCGCCCTGAGCTGCCGGTCGGCCAGCGGCTGGAGTTCCGCCATGTCGGCGCGCGTGTACCAGACGTCGAGGTTGCCCATCCCGGCGAACCCGCGCATGCGCTCGCGGTAGGACCGGACGGCCGTACCCACGATCATCGCCCTGTCCCCGGCGGAGAACCCGTTCTCCCGTCCGGCGATCACCAGGCTCGCGGCCAGCCGTTTGACGTCCCACTCCCACGGTCCCGGCAGCGTCTCGTCGAAATCGTTGATGTCGAACACCAGCCGCCGTTCGGGCGAGCCGAGCAGCCGGAAGTTCATCATGTGCGCGTCCCCGCAGAGCTGCGCCGTGAGGCCCGTGTCGGGAGTCCCGGCCAGATCACCCGCCATGATCGCGGCGGCGCCTCGGTAGAAGCGGAAGGGCGACTCCGTCATCCGCCCGTACCGGATGGGTACGAGCTCCTGCACCCGTGTCTGCGACTGCACGTCGACAACGGCCACCGGATCGGGCCGGTCGCGGCCGGGCTCGAACCCCGCGTGGCTCTTCCTCGGCGCGCTCTTGCGCGCCGCCTTCCCCTGCTCCGCACGCTCTCGGGGGGACAGGTACGGGGCCCGCCGCCGCACGGCCGCTCCGGAGTTCCGGCCTCGCTTGCTCATCGCTGCGCCTCCGCTCGAAGAGCCCGCCCCGCCCATCCACTATCCGGTGCCCACCGGCGCCCCGCATGTCGGAGGGTCCCGGGAGCCTGGTCAGCGGCCCCGGACCGCCGCCAGCAGGGCCGGGGAGTGGTAGCCCGTATCCGTACCCGCGTGCCAGGACACCAGGTCCGGTGCCTCCGGGCGGGCGCCGCCCAGGGCGTACAGGGTCACCAGGGCCAGGATGCCGATGACGGTGATCCCCAGCGTGATCCCCACCGCCTGGTGGAACCCGTCGGCGAGACCCTGGACGAGTGCGAAGTGCAGCAGGACCGGACCGATCAGGAACGCCGCCTCCGAGCGCAGCAGTTCGACCAGCGCGAAGGTCGGACCGATCTGTGCGGCGGGGACGGAGAAGCCGGCCAGGAAGAGTCCCGGCGTCACGCCCGCGCCCGCGCCGAAACCGAGGAAGAACGAGGCGATGGGGACGGTCACCGACGCGCTCGACGTGGAGGCGGCCAGCAGGACGGCGGCGCCGATGGCCACGCTGACGGTGCCGCACAGGGCCAGATACGGCGTCCAGCGGGTCGACATCAGCCGGCGGAACAGCAGGGCCGCGATGAGGACGCCGAGGATCTGGGGTGTGACGAGCGCCCCGATCCGCAGCGGGGAGTAGCCCGCCATCCTGGTCAGATAGACCTCGATCAGCTCCAGCAGGGTGGTGAAGCACGCCCCGACGAGCATCGCGTTGAGCGTGCCGACGACCGGCAGGGTGTTGCTGATGGGCCGTACCGGCATCAGCGGCTTGGCCTTGCGGTACTGACCGCCCACCAGGAAGACCCCGCAGAGAAGTCCCACGAAGACCGGCACATAGAACTGGGGATCGCTGAAGTCGCCGCGCGTCAGCCAGGAGACGCCGAAGAACGGCAGCGCCGTGGTGCCGAAGGCCAGCGGGATCGCGGTCCAGTCGAACCTCGCCCGGCGGTCCGGCGGGTCGTTGCCCTCGAAGGTCAGGGAGCCGATGAACAGTCCGATCAGCGCCAGGGTGCCGACGCCCGCGAACAGTGGCCGCCAGCCACCGAGCGAGCCGACGAGCCCGCCCACCAGCGGTCCGAAGGCCACCATGCCGAAGAGGCCGAGGCTGACGACCGCGGCCGTGGTCTGGAGCTTGTTGATGGGATGGCCGATGATCAGCGGTGGCAGCGCGGCGACCAGCAGCATGCCGGTGAACAGGCCCTGGAGCACCAATCCGGCGGCGAACATGCCGATGTTCTGGGCGCTGAGCGCCAGCACCGAACTCAGCACGAACCCGCACTCGCAGATGAGGTAGATCCGCCGCCGTGCGAACCGCTGGACGAGGTCGGCGGCGGCGACGGCGCCGAAGGCGTACGCCGCGTTCGACATGCCGCTGCTGAGCTGGAGTTCGTACTGCGTGGCGCCGATGCCCCCCATGATCTGCGGCTCCGCCAGCGAGGTGGCGGTGGTGAGGATCAGATACGGGCTCAGCGCGAGCAGCGCGAGGGCGACGGCCGCCGGGTAGTTGCCGGCCAGCGGAAGCCGGGTGAAGAGACGGGTCGAAGGTGAGCTGACGCGCAAGAACGCCTCCGGGGCCGGCGTGGGGGGAGCAGCGGGCACGGCCCGCGAACCGGCTCAGCGTACGGTCGTGCGCCGCCCGCCCCGCCCTGACACGCCCGCCCCCGCCCCCGCGCTCCCCGGCCCGGCGGTGTCGGCCGCCGGGCGGGCCGCCGCTTCCCCCGGTGGTCCCCCCCCTGCCGGTTTCCCGCCTGTTCGCCCGCTACGCGGAGCGTTCCGTGATGGTGATCTTCCCGTTCCTGATGGTGGCGAGGCGGGTCGCTCGGCGGGCGATGGCGCTGTCGTGGGTGACCATCACGAAGGTCAGCCCGTGCTCCTTCCAGAGACCTTCGAGGAGGTCCATGATCTCGTCGCGCATGGACTCGTCGAGATTGCCGGTCGGTTCGTCGGCCAGCAGCACCTTCGGCTGTTTGACCAGCGCCCGAGCGATGGCGACGCGCTGCTGCTGACCGCCGGACATCTCCGAGGGCACGTGGTTGAGGCGCTCCCCCAGTCCGACGGAGCGCAGGGCCTCGGCCGCGCGGTCGCGGCGCTCCCCCGCCTTGGTGCCGAGCGGTACGAGCGCCGTCTCGACGTTCTCCTGGGCGGACAGGGTGGGGATGAGGTTGAAGCTCTGGAAGACGAAGCCGATGGACCGGCCGCGTACGGCGGTGAGTTTCGCCTCGCCGAGCCGGGCGAGGTCGGTGCCGTCGAGTTTGACGCTGCCCGCGGTGGGCCGGTCGAGGCCGCCGAGCATCTGGAGGAGGGTGGACTTGCCGCCGCCGGTGGGGCCCTTGATGACGAGCCGGTCGCCCTCGCCGATGGTCAGATCGACCCCGGCGAGCGCGTGGACGGTGTCCTTGCCTCTGCGGTACTGCTTGGTGACGCCGCTGAGTTCATACATGGTGCGACTCCTGGACTGCTGACTGCTGCGGTGAGTTGAGGGTGTACGGAACCGCCCGGCGGCTACTCGACACGGCGCAGCGCGTCGGCCGGCCGGAGGCGGGAGGCGCGCCAGCCGCCGAAGGCGCCGGCGATCAGTCCGCCCGTCACCGCGAGGCCGACCGCCAGGGCGATCGTCGAGGCGGAGACGGGCGCGGTGAGCGCGATCTCGATGGCCTTGTCGGCGCTCTGCGCGCCGGGGCCGCCCGCACGGACGAGACCGCCGGCCGGACCGCCGCCCCCGCCGCCCGGGCCACCGGCCGCGGCGCCGAGCTGGGCGGTCAGGGAGGGGCTGACCGCGGTCAGCGCGTAGGCACCGGCCAGTCCGACGGCGATACCGAGCGCACCGCCGACCAGCCCGTTGACCATCGCCTCGCCGACGACCTGCCGGGTGACGCGCCCGCTCTTCCAGCCGAGGGCCTTGAGCGTGCCGAACTCCTGTACGCGGCGGCTGACGGCCGACACGGTGAGCAGTCCGGCGACGACGAACGCGGCGACGAGAACCGCGATGGACAGCCACTTACCGACGTTGGTGGCGAGGTCGGACGCCGTGGAGAGGGAGCCGGAGACCGTGTCGGCGAGGTCGGCGGAGGTGGTGACGGTGGTGCCCGAGATGTTCTTCTGGATGGCCGACTTGACGGCGTCGATCTGCTGGGAGTCGTCGGCCTGGACGTAGACCGTGGTGACCTTGTCCTTGGAGTCGGAGAGGGTCTGCGCCTGCTTGAGCGGGATGTACAGATTGGCCGCCGCGTCGCCGCTGTCGGCGGTCGCTATGCCGACGATCTCGAACTTCGTTCCCTTGACGGTGACTTCACTGCCGACCTTGTACTTCTTCTCCTTCGCGTAGGCGGCGTCGGCGACGGCCACCTTGGCGTCGGTCTCGGTCGCCTTGAACGTGCGGCCGTCGGTGATCTTGGAAGAGGTCAGCGGGCCGAGGTCCAGATGGGTGGTGTCGGTGCCGTAGACCGTGTAGGAGTTGACGTCGAACGCGGCTCCGCCGCCCCGTACTTCACCCTGCGGGCCGCCGGTGCCGCCTCCGCCACCACCGCCGCCGCCGTTCGCGGTCTCCTCCCTCGGCTGGAACTCGCCGGGCTTGAACTCCCCGTCGACCTTGATGACCGAGAGGCTGAGGCCGCCCACCGCCGTGGCCACACCGGACTGGCCGGCGACCTCGTCGACGGTGCTGGACGCCAGGGTCTCGAAGCCCTGCGGCATGACGATGTCGCTGCTCTGCGCCTCGTCACCGTCCTGCGCGTCGAAATTGAAGCGGGGCCTTTCCCGGCCGCCCTCCGAGGCGGGCGGGGCGGCCTTGGTGACGGTCATGTCCGTGCCGAGTCCGTACAGCGACTCCAGGACCTTTCCCTGGGCGTCCCGCATGCCCGAGGAGACGGAGTTGACGACGATGACCAGCGCGATACCGAGTGCGAGCCCCGAGGCGACGACGAGCGCGGCCTTTCGGCGACGGCGCAGTTCGCGCCGGAGGTAGGTGAAGAACATGGCGCGAAAATATTCACTGCGCGTGATGGCAGCATATGAGCCGCGTAAGAGAAGGATGAGAAGCCGATGGTGCGTGCGGGACTGCGGCACGGGCA
This window of the Streptomyces niveus genome carries:
- the yicI gene encoding alpha-xylosidase, translated to MKFTDGYWLMRDGVSASYATEVAETRVEDDRLTLYAPVRHVENRGHTLNSPLLTVECWSPAEGVIGVRSSHHTGGVDRGPRFALNSAPDHTPEITRDGSTVELTSGALSLSVDTEAPWRLDFRADGRPLTSAGRRGTGFATTADGEHHSLGQLALDVGELVYGLGERFTPFVKNGQTVDIWQADGGTASEQAYKNVPFHLTNRGYGVFVNHPGRVSYEIGSESVGQVQFSVPGQSVEYFVIHGPTPKEIIDRYTALTGRPALPPAWSLGLWLSTSFTTSYDEETVNRFVSGMAERDIPLGVFHFDCFWMRQYQWCDFTWDPEVFPDPEGMLRRLKERGLRVSVWINPYIAQKSPLFEEARERGFLVRRADGAVWQWDLWQAGMGLVDFTHPGARQWYADKLRALTRQGVDCFKTDFGERVPTDVLWHDGSDPELMHNYYTQLYNETVFQVLTEERGESEAVLFARSATAGGQQFPVHWGGDCESTFGAMAESLRGGLSLGLSGFGFWSHDIGGFEGTPTPAVFKRWAQFGLLSSHSRLHGSKSYRVPWDFDEEAVAVTRDFTRLKHRLMPYLYEAARQAAGHGTPVMRAMVLEFPDDPSCHTLDRQYMLGGDLLVAPVFSESGTVEYYLPEGVWTHVLTGERVRGPVWRRETYGFDSLPLFARPGSVVPFGASADGAVYDWADGVTLRVHEPADGDRVTTRIPAPDGSTAAVFHTRRDGDVLTVRAEGATGPWHVRLPGSPAEGTLLTAHPGTESLSARLD
- a CDS encoding GH1 family beta-glucosidase codes for the protein MSSTDDRGFTRFPSGFLFGAATASYQIEGAHDVGGRTPSIWDTYCREPGRVADGATGDIACDHYHRYREDVALLRALGVDSYRFSISWPRVQPDGAGPGNPEGLDFYDRLVDELLAAGISPAATLYHWDLPQALEDRGGWRVRDTAERFADYTRIAAERLGDRVERWITLNEPYCSAFVGYGAGAHAPGAREGRGALAAAHHLLVGHGLAVRALRETGATDVGITLNPDVLLPATDSEADLAAVRRAETMHNDVWLEPLLAGRYPAHETRTWGELADGTYRLEGDLALIGAPLDFVGINYYRPITVSAVPHRDPDPATRSAVDIRAEESWRQDVRRTTMGWPVVPHAFTDLLVALKGRYPALPPLLITENGSSEEDRVDADGEIHDSDRVAYLRDHLAALADAMDQGVDVRGYYVWSLLDNFEWARGYSKRFGIVRVDYDTLERVPKDSYRWYRDLIAAHREHDRDRDDHDRDRARNGDHDRTHSGTRTTGQELYHR
- a CDS encoding carbohydrate ABC transporter permease, with the translated sequence MKRPSSLRGAWNTTAALLILGFLLFPVYWMLNTALQPDTSITATEWFPTSLSLSNFDAAVSSQGRSLLTSLVVALGAVVVCLALAAPAAYGLAQFGLRGGRSIVFTTLITQMVPGIVIANALYSAYAELGLVNSYLGLILADASLGLPFSIVLLRAFMVSIPGEVVEAALVDGANRFTAFTRIVLPMSRNALITAGLFTFLFAWSDFMFALTLNTTDDVKPITLGIYQFVGAHVSDWGAVMATAVLSAVPAAILLVLAQKYIAAGISGGSIK
- a CDS encoding carbohydrate ABC transporter permease — its product is MTTAVPSAGSFEPAAQSPSDSADSSAGGPAKTGRTAPNRPRRDRHSLLRWMFVLPALLYMTLFFGYPLVRNIVMSFQRYTPTTYFTGEAPFTGLDNWRAVFSNELFADSLWHTAVFTVGSLVGQFTIGLALAVFFSRRFRLSGVIRAVLLLPWLVPMVVSAVVWRRVLDQDHGILNSALQAVGLADGGVPWLSSPSVALLSAIMVNIWIGIPFNMVILYGGLQEIPRQLYEAAALDGASPWRAFRSVTLPLLRPVITVVLVLGFMSTVKILDLILALTSGGPADSTQTLGTVTYQLSFLQLDFGQGAVVGNVLIVISAVFAVLYLRANRADFGTGK
- a CDS encoding ABC transporter substrate-binding protein, whose protein sequence is MRRPRGIRVVAAASAALVPVTLGLTGCAATPDPGTVTVLNSATDAAEHGANQKFFDRCAEPLGLKVEQISVPADTVASKALRMASSDSLTDILELDGSELPQFAETGGLRPLDEVGLDTGGFSDSATSLGSYDGTQYAVARSVNSLALLYNKDLLRAADLEPPTTWAELRQTAKKLTSGDTYGMAFSASPNADGVYQFLPFFWSGGGDEARLDNGKGEAALTLWKQLLGDGSVSKSVVNWNQQDVNDQFVAGRAAMMINGPWQVPVLSAQDKVDWAVATIPVPEAGQDAIAPIGGTVMAVPKSDDSGREKNAGKILTCLNSERNQLAWGESVNNVPTKASAATSYAEKYPRLAPFVDLVATARSRTAEVGTRWPVVNDALAGAFQSVLTGGAGPEQALRNAQRQASAGEK